The nucleotide window ATCTCTATCTAAATAAAGTAAGAATTGATAAAGCCGCAGAGTTATTGGTTAACACCAATTTGGATATTGCAGAAATCAGTACTGATGTCGGCTACAACAACATCTATCATTTCATCAAGACGTTTAAAAAAATTGTCGGTACATCTCCTGGGAACTTCCGCAAAAATGAACTGAGTGGCAATGCACTTGTGAGTTCTAAAGTGCGGGCGATTGCTACGATTCCGGCTCAGCAAACGAGGAATGATGTATAGCTATTCTGATAGATTATCATTTGAAAAATGAGGTGAAATTTATGACCGTTCTAACTGGAGTAAGAGTATTGGATTTAACCCATTATATTGCTGGACCTTATTGTAGCCAATTACTTGCTGATTATGGTGCTGATGTCATAAAGATTGAACGACTGGAAGGGGAAGTGGGAAGAACATCTGCCCCGTTGCATGACGATATTAGTTTGTATTTTGCCTCAGAAAACCGGAATAAACGATCGATTTCATTAGATTTGAAAAGTTCAAAAGGGAAAGAGATACTCCTTCGCTTAGTTGAAACGGCGGATGTCCTAGTCACCAATTATGGTGCCAAAGTACCCGAAAAATTAGGCTTTAGTTATGAAACCATTTCCGCCATTAATCCGAAAATTAGCATGGTCCATATTACTGGATTCGGGTCAACGGGTCCTTACAGGGATTACGGCGCCTATGATGGTGTTATACAGTCCATGAGCGGATTAGCTGAATTAACAGGACATCCAGATGGTCCACCGACCTATGTTGGTTTTTTTATCGCCGATCATATCGCGGGACTGCAGGCCACTTTAGGGACCATGTTAGCTTTGTTCCACAAGGAAAGAACGGGAAAAGGCCGCTTGGTGGATATAAGTATGCTTGATGGTTTGGTTTCATTATTAGGGTTTAGCATCGCCGAATCCAAACTGCATGGAATCAACCAACAAAGGTGGGGAACGAGTGATCGTTTTCAATATTCGAAAGCGTTTCCGACAAAAGATGGATATGTATTTTTAGGAGCCTATATAAATGCACCTGAAAAAAAGTGGAGCGAATTGGCTAAATTAATTGGAAAAAGTGAATGGAGTCAACGTCATTCGCCATTCTACACGGAAGAGGGAAGATTCAAAAACAGAGAAAATATGGATAAAATCATTGCGGAATGGACCATTCAACATACAAAAGAGGAAGCTTTTCAACTTTTACAACAAAAGGGTATTGCCAGCAGTCCAGTAAATAACTTAGAGGAAGTAATCAAAAATCCGCAAATCCAACACAGAGAAATGATTCGGACTATACCTATTGGCGATACGGATGTGCCTGTTCCAGGCCTTGCGATAAAGCTACCAGGAAATCCTGGAAATGAGTTTACCCTTCCTCCATCTCTCGGTGAACATTCCGAGGAGATTTTAGCGCACCTGGGCTATTCCGAAAAGGAAATCGGGGATTTTATCGCAAACCATGTTGTAATGGTTGAACCAATTAATAACCCGTCACATCAAGTGAATGCAAAGTCATAATCGTAATGATGATAGAAGGTATAGGGCCTTGTTAGGGGCATCTGTGAGAAGGGGGACCATATGAAACTTGAAGGGAAAGTTGCCATCATAACTGGTGGTGCTGGAGGACTTGGAAAAGAAACGTGTCTGTTGTTTTCTAGTGAAGGCGCCCATGTGGTGGTCGCAGATTATCATAAGAATTTAGCGGTGGAAACAGCAAGAGAAATTAACGGCTTGGGATTGGGTGTGGATGTTTCACAACGTGACCAAGTGGATAGGATGGTCAACGAGGTATTGGAGCAGTATGGGAAAATTGATATCTTGATTAACAATGCTGGTATCACACAGGATTCCACCCTGGTAAAAATGACGGAGGAGCAATGGAATCAGGTGGTATCCATTAATCAAACGGGTGTCTTCCATTGTACCCAGGCGGTTGTCCCACATATGGTGAAAGAGGGATTCGGCAAAATTATCAATACGAGCAGTATAGTAGGAAGAATGGGCAATTTTGGGCAAACCAATTATGCTGCAACGAAAGCAGCCGTCATTGCCATGACTCAAACGTGGGCAAAAGAGCTTGGTCGAAAAGGAATTAATGTGAATGCTGTGGCACCAGGCTTTATCATGACCCCAATGACAGAAAAAATGCCTGAAAAAGTTCTTACCGGGATGAAAGAGAAAGTATCCCTTCAACGGCTGGGAACTCCAAGAGATATCGCCAACACTTATTTATTCTTAGCCAGCGATGATGCCAGTTATATAAATGGAGCTGTTATCCCCGTAGATGGGGGTCTTTCTATATAAAAGTAGATTGATTGAAGATAAACAGTGTTACAACAAATTAGGATTTTAGTAGGCATTCTCCTGTAAAATTATCCATTCCATGTTTGGATTGAAGCCCATATTGGAGGGGAGAGTTGATTTGTTCCAACTGAATACCATACAAATATTTCACCAACTGGATCCATATGGAGTGTGTAGTGGGGCTGGCTCTGTGACGCTCTGGAAACCTCCTAGAAATGTGCCTAAAAAAAATTAATCATTCAAAACATGACCTGACTACCAATATTCCTTCACTTGCATGGCCCGCCCGGGGAGAGGGCCATGTCAATTTAGGGAAAAGAGGTTTTCTTATGGGATAAGTTAGACACATGAAAAGTGTTTCCTATGCTTTTTGTTTCTGTTTCATATCAGTAGGCTACCGGTCCAACAATTAAGAGGAGAATATAATGTTGGAATAATTCAAGCGTTTATAGTTCTAACCATTATTAGTTTATTTTATTAACTCAATGATTCACTTTTAAGTTACATAAAAATCGTTATAAACCAAGTTAAGTGTGTACTTTTTAAAATTGTGAATTACGGATATTTATTATAGGGGTAAAAAGGGAGCTGGTGTCCACCACAGTCTTCAAAACTGCTTGAGATCTGCGTGCCAGGTCTGGTGGGTTCGATTCCCACGCAGTCCCGCCAATTCAACGTTTTCAAGGGTTACTTATAAATTTCTAATTTTTGTGACACACACGGATTCTTTACCATTTAGACTAAGGTTGTGTGAGATCGAAAACACATGTCCGGGTGTGTCCTGTGCCTTCAAATTATAATAATTTGGAGGATTTTTTTTGTTTGAAAAAACAAACAAAAAAGGGTAGAAGGAAGCATTTTCAAGACATTAAAGTCGAAAATGGATGTGGAGGTTTGTTTACCTGTTTTTCTTCGTGAATACAATGTTTAGAATCAGGAACTGGAAGAGAGAGGATGTTTTAATTCTGTCTTTAATTTATAAAATGGATGGAAATTGTAGGGAGAGATCCCCGATGAAATGAAGAGTTAATTTGCCGGGGATTAGACCCTTTTTCCTTTTTTTTAATTAATATAAAAACACCTTCAAATACCGTTCATGATTGACTGTGCAAGTCAAAAAATGATCAGTCTCTACTTGATACCGAGTCTTAAGCATATTAATCAGCTACTCTTCCTTTACATTTATTTGCCGTAATGAAGAATAATCAATTCTTCCATCCATATTACTTTCTCTTTTGATTGATTTAAAATAGTTAAAGGAATGGGAGAAACATTTTCTCTTATGGTAAGAGAGTTCGATTAAACTTCAAATTTTCACCTTCTATATCGATTAGTATAAATTAAAATGTTTATTTTTATCTCTAGTGCTAAAATAATGGTAATATATTAAGCGTTTTACAAAAATATGATACCCCTACTTGTAATAGAGGAGAGAATGAAAATGAATGAAATCAAACAGAAAGTGTTAGCATTTCGTGATGAAAGAGAATGGAAACAGTATCATAATGAAAAAGATTTGGCTATTTCTATTTCTCTCGAGGCAAACGAATTGCTGGAAAATTTCCAATGGAAAACAAGTGAAGAAGCAATCGCTGTATCCAAGCAAAACATAAAAGAGGAAATGGCAGATATTTTAATATATCTTGTCCAACTTGCTGATAAGCTAGAAATTGATCTTGAAGAGGAAGTTTTAAACAAGCTGGTTAAAAACGCGATTAAATATCCAGTGAATAGAAGTGAGGAAAAGGTTAAATGATTATTTACAATGAGACCTCTTCAAGTTTTTTAAACCATATTTATGAAAATAAAATTGGATACGTTCTCAAGGAAAACGTTCTGGCAAAAATGAACAAAGTCGTTTCGGGGAGTGAATTACGATCCTGGGAAAATTCACTTCCCCAAATGGCAAAAGTAATTAGGGATGCCGATTTAAAAGAGGATACACATGTGTTATTAGAATATAAGCTGCCATCCTCTGAAAAAAGAATCGACTTTCTCGTGGCGGGACAGGACGAACAGGGTACAAAAAATGCAATCATTATTGAGTTGAAACAATGGCAGAAGGCAAAAGTGGCCGAAGGGGATGGAATTGTTCGGACATTTCTAGGCGGCAGGGATCGGGAAACGGTTCATCCCGCCTATCAAGCATCTTCCTATAAGAGATATTTGCAGAATTTCAATGAGTCCTTATACAGTGACTCCACATCGATACAGCTTCACTCATGTGCCTATTTACATAATTATATTATGGCAAGTATGGGAGAGCCACTGCTGGATAAGCGTTACAGCAGTTATCTACAGGAATCTCCTGTGTATTTTCAATTCAATGATCGGGACTTGGCAAAGAATATCCGAAAGTTGGTTTCAAAAGGGAATGGTAGGGAAATTGCTGAAACTATAGAAAATGGAAAAATCAGACCTTCTAAAAAATTAGTTGAAACGGTAGGATCACTCATTGAAGGTAATGAAGAGTTCGAACTACTCGATGAGCAAAAGGTTGCCTATGAAAAAGTAGTGAGCAAATATAACCAATTTAAAGCACAAACAGATCAAAAACATGTCATTATTATAAAAGGTGGCCCAGGTACTGGGAAATCAGTCATTGGATTAAACTTAATGAGTTATATGCTAAAGTCGAAAGCGTACGTGGAATATATAACACCTAACCAAGCATTTAGGGAAGTACTCCGTAAAAAACTAATTGGATCTTCAGGTCATGTGGAAGTGAGAGATTTATTTAAAGGGTCTGCATCCTACGTGCATGCACCTGAAAATTATTTTGATGTCCTTATTTGTGATGAAGCACATCGACTAAAAGAGCAAGGACATATGAAAAAGAAGATTGAAGGAGAAAATCAAGTTACACAAATCATTCGATCCTCACGAATAAGCGTATTCTTCATTGATGATTTTCAGAAAATCTCAAAAAAAGACATTGGAAGTGTAAAAGAGGTAGAAAAAGAGGCAGCCAGATTCGGAGCAGATATACATACGGTTGAACTTGAATCACAATACCGCTGTTCAGGATCAGGAAATTATATCTCATGGCTTAATAGCATTCTAAACAATGACCAGGAAACATTTAAGCTAGAAGGCGATTTTGATTTCAAATTGGTTTCCAGCCCTCAACAATTGAAAGAGGAAATAGTTGATAAACGTGGGGGTAGATTGTTAGCAGGTTACGCCTGGGATTGGACAAAAAATGTTGTGAATGGAAAGCTTGCTGATGATGTTGTCATCGAGGAGCATAACTTTGCTTTGCCATGGAATGATCCAAATAGAATTGACTGGGCCATTCATCCAGAATGTGCAAACCAAATCGGGTGTATACACACAGTTCAAGGCCTAGAAATGGATTATGTTGGTGTGATTATTGGAAAGGATTTAGGTTTTGATGAAGATACCCAAAAGCTCATTGTTAGAAGAGACGAGTTTAAGGATAAAGGAGCAAAACCGGCAAAACCAAAGAAAGGCGAGGTTGACCCGCTCGTTGACCTTGTTCGGAATACATACAAAACGTTAATGACTAGAGGAATGAAGGGGTGTTCCGTTTATTGTTGCGATAAGGGGTTGGAAGGATTTATCCGATCACAAATCTAGACAAAAATAATCGAGGGCACCCTCTAAAAGAATGCTAATATACTTGAGTGTCAATATTGATTTTGTTTGATTCCTAATCATTCCCACCAACCTTGACAGGGTTGAGGTCGGGGGTTCGAACCCCTAACAGGTCATCTTAAACCGGCGTTCATAGTTTTTACCGAAAGAGGAGAAGTGCGGTACCTTATCATGGAATCCATACCCAAGAAACCAACGATAAGCTAGGTTCGTTTCAATTTCTTCTATATTAGTAGTATCATCATTATACAAAAAACTGTAGTCAAATCCCCCGAAAATGGAGGATTTGTCTACAGTCTGAAAGAAGTCTAATTCACATTTGCGAATTAGACTTCTTTTTAAATTTCTATTAACCGTTTTGTCCTCATCAACCGAACCCGTTAAGTAAATCTGGGACATTGTTTTTTTATTTCATCTTGACCTTATGGGCAATGAAGATTAACACCAGTGTTTCAATTTAGAGGTTTTACCGATTCCAGGGTTAAAGCTGTTGGTTGGGTCGCTTTTTTTGTAGTGATCAACCAGTGTTGGTGCGGCTTCATAGAGATGGCCGACATTATGCTCCGCTGGATAAATCGCACCGCGCTCATCGAGAAGCTTCAGCATTTTTTCCTTCAAGGCATGTGCATCGACGCCTTTTTTCACGATATAGTCTTGATGCAGCACGTGGCAAAGGAAATGTCCGTAGTAAAGCTTGTGCTCAATCTGGCTCGAGATTTCCTCGGGCAGCTTTTCAAACCAGTCCATATCATTGCGACGTAGGGCAATATCAAGCGCCAAAATATCTTCAACTTCGTCTTGATGCACCTCCTGGAAGCGAATCGCTGCGCCTGCCGCTACAAACCGATGCAAGAAAGCATCCGCTCCTTCTTCCGGCGTGCAAACAAAGTAATCACCCTCAGCTTCTTTAAATAGCTCCTTCAGATAGGCCTCCGCCTCGGCATTGCCGTCTCCAGACATTTTGAGCAACAGATGGTGCTCATACTTTTCACGGAATTCTTCCATCCTTTTTGGCAAATGGTTCGGGAAAAGATAGCTGAGTTTTTGCAAGATACGGTCAGGAAGATACGGCTTGAAGATTTTCATTTTGTCCAAAATCCGCTCCGCGTCCGCTTTCAACCCAAAAAGAAAAGGCAACCGGTCAGTTCCAAGTTTTTTGATGACAATGAATGAATCTTTGCCGTATTTTTTGGCGATGTCATAGATTTCACGATGCATGTATTCGCCGGCGACAGGGAGATTTTTGAACTCCGACAGTGCTTTTCTCCGAATCATTTCTAATACACTTGGTTTATTGGTCCCGATGTAGAAGACCTTTTCGTTTTGTTCTTTCGGGAAAGTATCGAGTCTTACGGTGAATACGGCAATTTTGCCGGCTGACCCTGAAGCTTCATAAAGCTGATTAGGATCGGCATTGTATCTAGCCGGGCTATCTGCATCAATTTCGCGCACCCGCTTTTGATAAGTATAATTATGCCCGTGTTTTGGAGAATCTGGGACAGCATTCGGATCAAAATTTCCGGCATCAAGATTGGCAACAATTTGCTCAGGAGTATCGCCTAAATCGATACCAAGGTGATTCACCAGCTGCAGCTCGCCATTTTCGTTAACTCTGGCAAATAGCGACATCTCCGTATAGGCAGGGCCCCGTTTGACGAGCGAGCCGCCCGAGTTATTGCATATCCCGCCGATGGCAGACGCACCTAGACAAGAAGAGCCAATCACAGAATGCGGCTCTCGCCCAAGCGGTTTCAATGCATTTTCAAGTGTATAGAGTGTTGTACCCGGAAAAGCCAAAACTTGAGTGCCTTGGTTGAGTAACTGAACGTGTTTAATCCTTGTGGTTGATACAATGATGACCTCACGATCATAACCGTCTGCGGGAATTGATCCTTCGGTCAAACTTGTATTTGCCGCTTGCATAATGACAATTTTATCAAATTTGACGGCTGTTTTCAGGATCTGCCAGAGCTCTGTCAAATTTCCTGGCTTGACCACAGCTAGTGCATCCCCACGTCCCGAGCGATAACCTTTACGATAACGCAGGGTTTTTGAGGGATTGGTAATGACATATTTATGACCTGAAATTGCTTCAAGTTCTGTGATGCATGGATTTTTCATGCTACTGCCTCCTAAATATGAAAAGATTTGCTTACAAAAGGACTCCCGAAGTCGAAAGCGATTGCAACCTCGCGTGATTCAAAAACTTTGTTAAACTTTTGCTACAAATCAATTATTCTATTGATATAATAAAACTAAATTAAAAACATATCAACCGGAAATATCGGTAAAAAGTGATGTTCGAAAGCTTAAATTACTTGGTAAATTAAAATCCGAAGGTCACCTGTTATCTGAAATCAAAGATATATTATTAATTAAATCGTTATGGGATGTTATTGGTAGAGGTAATGATAAAAATTGTATTTTTGATAGATTAAAACTAAATTGAGGTTAGTCATCATTTACGTGCTAATCCTTTTCTAAAAACTACTATACATAGTTTCCAGGAAGTTATGGTCAGTCACCCTGTTTAAGGTTCACATCACCGGGGGACTGACCTCTTTTATGTAAATGTTAAAAAAACTGGTTGCCGGTGTTTTTATTGTGACTTGAATTAAATCTTTGTTAGGTATTCATCTAATTGATAAAAGGTTCCGGCATATCCTTCCTGAGCCATCTCTTTTGAATCCTCGAAGGTTTTAAGCTCTTCCTCTGTTGGGGATACGGGCTCCACCATCATGGTAAGAGTGGTTTTTCCTTCGTCTTCGGTGAGCGTAATGGTGTTCAGCGTTTCCATCGGCCAATTTGCGTCAAAGGGTGCACGTACATTGGTACCTTCTGCATCAGAAAAGAAACTGGCGTAAACGATTTTTTCTGGCGCAATCATTTCACCGTATACAAACTTAACCCACATTCTATCGCCGTCTGCAGGTTTCTGGCTGTAGTGGAAGACACCGCCCGGACTGAAATCTGCTTTAGAAACCTCGAATGTCCAACCTTTTGGCCCCCACCAGTTCTTTAGGTGTTCTGAATCAGTTAATGCCTGGAAGACAAGCTCACGCGGGGCATTGAAAGTATGTATAGTTTTGATTTGAGTTGACATTGTCATTCCTCCAATTAGTTAAAGTTTACTCTCTTTATCTTCTCTATTATAGGTCCTGCAAATAACGATCAGAAATATTTTTTTCGAAAAAGTTGTAACGAATCATGTAGTAAAGGTATTAATAGTAAGAACAGCGGGAGAGAGAGGGCGTTATGAAGAAGCTTGAAGAAGAATATGAAGAAATCCAACCGAAAATCTATGCGTTTTTCTATGCCAAGACAGGTAATTCGGCAACTGCTCAAGATCTTTGCCATGATACCTTTTATGAGGCGTGTAAAAACATCGCATCATTTAATGGCCATTCCACCTTATCGACTTGGATGTTTTCAATTGCTACGAACTTATTGAAGAAGCATTACCGCAAAAACAAGTACCAGCTTAGTTTAATGCAAAAACTCTCCTTGGTGCCAGAAACGGAAATCCATTCATTAGAAGAGCTAGCAGAAATCAAGGAGGATACGAGGAAACTGTTGTATCATATTTCAAAGTTGGAAGATTCAGAGAGAGAAATTGTATTGTTACGCATCTATGGGGAGCTGAGTTTTGCAGAGATTGGCGCATTAATCGGCAAATCTGAAAATTATGCACGCGTAACCTTTCATCGCTTGAAATTGAGAATTCAAAAAACAATGGAGGTGTCTTTATGAAAACAAATTGTGCGGTGACGCAAGATTTATTGCCTTTATACGAAGAGGAATTATTGCAGCCGGATACGCAACGGTTTGTTGAGGAACATTTACAAAGCTGCCAGGAATGTTGGAAGATAGCGGAACAATCACAGATTCCATTGCCTTCAAAAGTTAATCCCGGAAGTTCTCCAAAAAAGATGATACGGAAAATAACGGTGAAATTGACGACGATTCAAATTTTCTTTGTGGCCATTGCGTTTGTGCTAGCAATGAGCACAACCGTTATGAATGACAATCGGGACTTTATCCTAACCTATACCATTTTAGGAGTGGCCGTATATCTGTTTTACCGTTCAGTCCTTGTTGCCATATTACTTGCAGCCGTGCCGAACTTCATATGGAATTGCCTGCTGTA belongs to Neobacillus sp. OS1-2 and includes:
- a CDS encoding CoA transferase, giving the protein MTVLTGVRVLDLTHYIAGPYCSQLLADYGADVIKIERLEGEVGRTSAPLHDDISLYFASENRNKRSISLDLKSSKGKEILLRLVETADVLVTNYGAKVPEKLGFSYETISAINPKISMVHITGFGSTGPYRDYGAYDGVIQSMSGLAELTGHPDGPPTYVGFFIADHIAGLQATLGTMLALFHKERTGKGRLVDISMLDGLVSLLGFSIAESKLHGINQQRWGTSDRFQYSKAFPTKDGYVFLGAYINAPEKKWSELAKLIGKSEWSQRHSPFYTEEGRFKNRENMDKIIAEWTIQHTKEEAFQLLQQKGIASSPVNNLEEVIKNPQIQHREMIRTIPIGDTDVPVPGLAIKLPGNPGNEFTLPPSLGEHSEEILAHLGYSEKEIGDFIANHVVMVEPINNPSHQVNAKS
- a CDS encoding beta-ketoacyl-ACP reductase; translation: MKLEGKVAIITGGAGGLGKETCLLFSSEGAHVVVADYHKNLAVETAREINGLGLGVDVSQRDQVDRMVNEVLEQYGKIDILINNAGITQDSTLVKMTEEQWNQVVSINQTGVFHCTQAVVPHMVKEGFGKIINTSSIVGRMGNFGQTNYAATKAAVIAMTQTWAKELGRKGINVNAVAPGFIMTPMTEKMPEKVLTGMKEKVSLQRLGTPRDIANTYLFLASDDASYINGAVIPVDGGLSI
- a CDS encoding nucleotide pyrophosphohydrolase encodes the protein MKMNEIKQKVLAFRDEREWKQYHNEKDLAISISLEANELLENFQWKTSEEAIAVSKQNIKEEMADILIYLVQLADKLEIDLEEEVLNKLVKNAIKYPVNRSEEKVK
- a CDS encoding DUF2075 domain-containing protein, whose product is MIIYNETSSSFLNHIYENKIGYVLKENVLAKMNKVVSGSELRSWENSLPQMAKVIRDADLKEDTHVLLEYKLPSSEKRIDFLVAGQDEQGTKNAIIIELKQWQKAKVAEGDGIVRTFLGGRDRETVHPAYQASSYKRYLQNFNESLYSDSTSIQLHSCAYLHNYIMASMGEPLLDKRYSSYLQESPVYFQFNDRDLAKNIRKLVSKGNGREIAETIENGKIRPSKKLVETVGSLIEGNEEFELLDEQKVAYEKVVSKYNQFKAQTDQKHVIIIKGGPGTGKSVIGLNLMSYMLKSKAYVEYITPNQAFREVLRKKLIGSSGHVEVRDLFKGSASYVHAPENYFDVLICDEAHRLKEQGHMKKKIEGENQVTQIIRSSRISVFFIDDFQKISKKDIGSVKEVEKEAARFGADIHTVELESQYRCSGSGNYISWLNSILNNDQETFKLEGDFDFKLVSSPQQLKEEIVDKRGGRLLAGYAWDWTKNVVNGKLADDVVIEEHNFALPWNDPNRIDWAIHPECANQIGCIHTVQGLEMDYVGVIIGKDLGFDEDTQKLIVRRDEFKDKGAKPAKPKKGEVDPLVDLVRNTYKTLMTRGMKGCSVYCCDKGLEGFIRSQI
- the dld gene encoding D-lactate dehydrogenase, whose amino-acid sequence is MKNPCITELEAISGHKYVITNPSKTLRYRKGYRSGRGDALAVVKPGNLTELWQILKTAVKFDKIVIMQAANTSLTEGSIPADGYDREVIIVSTTRIKHVQLLNQGTQVLAFPGTTLYTLENALKPLGREPHSVIGSSCLGASAIGGICNNSGGSLVKRGPAYTEMSLFARVNENGELQLVNHLGIDLGDTPEQIVANLDAGNFDPNAVPDSPKHGHNYTYQKRVREIDADSPARYNADPNQLYEASGSAGKIAVFTVRLDTFPKEQNEKVFYIGTNKPSVLEMIRRKALSEFKNLPVAGEYMHREIYDIAKKYGKDSFIVIKKLGTDRLPFLFGLKADAERILDKMKIFKPYLPDRILQKLSYLFPNHLPKRMEEFREKYEHHLLLKMSGDGNAEAEAYLKELFKEAEGDYFVCTPEEGADAFLHRFVAAGAAIRFQEVHQDEVEDILALDIALRRNDMDWFEKLPEEISSQIEHKLYYGHFLCHVLHQDYIVKKGVDAHALKEKMLKLLDERGAIYPAEHNVGHLYEAAPTLVDHYKKSDPTNSFNPGIGKTSKLKHWC
- a CDS encoding SRPBCC domain-containing protein, translating into MSTQIKTIHTFNAPRELVFQALTDSEHLKNWWGPKGWTFEVSKADFSPGGVFHYSQKPADGDRMWVKFVYGEMIAPEKIVYASFFSDAEGTNVRAPFDANWPMETLNTITLTEDEGKTTLTMMVEPVSPTEEELKTFEDSKEMAQEGYAGTFYQLDEYLTKI
- a CDS encoding RNA polymerase sigma factor, translated to MKKLEEEYEEIQPKIYAFFYAKTGNSATAQDLCHDTFYEACKNIASFNGHSTLSTWMFSIATNLLKKHYRKNKYQLSLMQKLSLVPETEIHSLEELAEIKEDTRKLLYHISKLEDSEREIVLLRIYGELSFAEIGALIGKSENYARVTFHRLKLRIQKTMEVSL
- a CDS encoding zf-HC2 domain-containing protein; protein product: MKTNCAVTQDLLPLYEEELLQPDTQRFVEEHLQSCQECWKIAEQSQIPLPSKVNPGSSPKKMIRKITVKLTTIQIFFVAIAFVLAMSTTVMNDNRDFILTYTILGVAVYLFYRSVLVAILLAAVPNFIWNCLLYMTDIFRDYYADSFFEALGMALINLATHLLFTVIGIAIGFCIRKIMEE